In a genomic window of Sporosarcina trichiuri:
- a CDS encoding HD-GYP domain-containing protein, translated as METYRNLGDLRPGAILAEDVFANTAHPIVRKGTTLDMEHLEILHLFAIKRVKVEERIVNRVQPEQTAGSTAGTIETDLDQLLENKVSRTKDLHTMYNKAVNEYKREFTSWRSGMKLDIAKVRLLIMPLLETYMEHRKLLVILNEYSNRKEYMYHHAVSVGMLTAALASELEYPKGITLQLGLAGTLADCGMAKVPSQLLEKAAFLTKSEFSEVKKHPILSYQMMQDSPLLRQEMKLAVLQHHERLDGSGYPRGDQGEKISQYAQVIAVADVFHAMTCERVYRSKESPYRVAEMLKEEDFGKFDPAVVDALYDMIGMPVAGDQVILTNGDSGSVVIGNPAFPFRPVVKVKNTGEEVDLTAHRAVSIEKVIG; from the coding sequence ATGGAAACATACAGAAACCTGGGCGACCTCCGTCCGGGAGCTATACTCGCTGAAGATGTCTTTGCCAATACAGCTCATCCGATAGTAAGAAAAGGAACAACACTCGACATGGAGCACCTGGAGATCCTGCACCTGTTTGCCATCAAACGGGTCAAGGTCGAAGAGCGTATCGTGAACCGGGTGCAGCCGGAACAGACTGCTGGCAGCACCGCAGGAACCATCGAAACCGATCTGGATCAGCTGCTTGAAAACAAAGTCAGCCGGACGAAGGACCTGCATACAATGTATAACAAGGCGGTCAACGAATACAAACGCGAATTCACGTCTTGGCGTTCGGGCATGAAGCTGGATATTGCGAAAGTCCGTCTGCTCATCATGCCGCTTCTTGAAACCTATATGGAACATCGTAAACTTCTTGTTATACTGAACGAGTATTCCAATAGAAAAGAATATATGTACCATCATGCCGTATCTGTCGGTATGCTGACGGCTGCACTGGCCAGCGAGCTTGAGTACCCGAAAGGCATCACCCTGCAACTCGGCCTGGCCGGCACACTGGCGGACTGCGGGATGGCTAAGGTGCCATCTCAGCTGCTCGAGAAAGCGGCATTTCTGACTAAATCCGAATTCTCAGAAGTGAAGAAGCACCCGATACTGAGCTATCAGATGATGCAGGATTCCCCGCTGCTTCGCCAGGAGATGAAACTGGCTGTCCTGCAGCACCATGAACGGCTGGACGGAAGCGGCTATCCGAGAGGGGACCAGGGAGAGAAAATCTCCCAGTATGCACAGGTGATCGCGGTCGCAGATGTTTTCCATGCGATGACGTGTGAGCGGGTATACCGTTCCAAAGAGTCGCCATACAGAGTTGCAGAGATGCTGAAGGAAGAGGACTTCGGAAAGTTCGACCCGGCTGTGGTGGACGCCCTCTATGATATGATCGGCATGCCGGTTGCGGGCGATCAGGTGATCCTGACCAATGGAGATTCCGGAAGTGTTGTAATCGGCAACCCGGCATTCCCATTCCGGCCTGTCGTGAAAGTGAAAAACACTGGGGAAGAAGTGGATTTGACAGCACACCGTGCGGTCTCCATCGAGAAAGTCATCGGTTGA
- the gyrB gene encoding DNA topoisomerase (ATP-hydrolyzing) subunit B, translated as MEEKELQQAYDANQIQVLEGLEAVRKRPGMYIGTTSGKGLHHLVWEIVDNSIDEALAGYCDHIEVAIEKDNWIRVDDNGRGIPVDIQESTGRPAVEVIMTVLHAGGKFGGGGYKVSGGLHGVGASVVNALSSETEVFVRRDGKLYSIKFSQGRVIQELTEIGTAEETGTSTRFKADPEIFTETTVYEYSVLAHRLQELAYLNRGLRISITDEREEDGQSDTFHYEGGIKSYVAHLNENKEPIFEDPIFIEGEKDGISIEIAMQYNSGYADNLLSFANNINTYEGGTHESGFKTALTRVINDYARKNGLLREADPNLTGDDVREGLTAIVSVKHPDPQFEGQTKTKLGNSEVSTIVNSLFAEKFQRFMLENPQVARKVIDKSLMAARARVAAKNAREFTRRKSALEVSSLPGKLSDCSSRNPAISELYIVEGDSAGGSAKGGRDRHFQAILPLRGKILNVEKARLDRILSNEEIRMMITALGTGIGEEFNLEKARYHKIVIMTDADVDGAHIRTLLLTFFFRFMRPLIEAGYVYIAQPPLYRVKQGKNEEYCFDEEGLQAILERLSASPKPIITRYKGLGEMDATQLWETTMNPDQRTLLQVHLENAIEADAIFNRLMGDEVAPRRKFIEDNAIYVKNLDT; from the coding sequence ATGGAAGAAAAAGAGCTGCAGCAAGCATATGATGCCAATCAGATCCAAGTGCTCGAAGGGCTGGAAGCGGTGCGCAAACGGCCTGGTATGTATATCGGGACGACAAGCGGCAAAGGACTGCACCACTTGGTATGGGAAATTGTCGACAATAGTATCGACGAGGCACTGGCCGGCTATTGCGACCACATTGAAGTGGCAATCGAGAAAGATAACTGGATCCGCGTCGATGATAACGGACGCGGCATTCCGGTCGATATACAGGAATCCACAGGACGGCCGGCGGTGGAAGTCATCATGACCGTTCTGCACGCCGGCGGTAAATTCGGCGGCGGCGGCTACAAAGTATCTGGGGGTCTGCACGGCGTCGGGGCCTCTGTCGTGAATGCCCTGTCTTCGGAGACGGAAGTTTTCGTACGGCGGGACGGCAAGCTGTATTCCATCAAATTCAGCCAGGGACGGGTCATCCAGGAACTGACGGAAATCGGTACAGCGGAAGAGACAGGGACGTCAACACGCTTCAAGGCCGATCCGGAAATCTTCACCGAGACGACGGTCTATGAGTACAGCGTCCTGGCTCACCGACTCCAGGAACTTGCCTATCTGAACCGCGGCCTGCGCATTTCCATTACGGATGAGCGTGAGGAAGACGGCCAGTCGGATACGTTCCACTACGAAGGCGGCATCAAGTCATACGTCGCCCATCTGAATGAAAACAAGGAACCGATCTTTGAGGATCCGATCTTCATCGAAGGGGAGAAGGATGGCATCTCCATTGAAATCGCCATGCAGTACAACAGCGGCTATGCCGATAATCTGCTGTCATTCGCGAATAACATCAACACCTACGAAGGCGGCACCCACGAGTCCGGATTCAAGACGGCGCTCACCCGGGTCATCAACGACTATGCACGCAAGAACGGCCTGCTGCGCGAAGCAGACCCGAACCTGACAGGAGACGACGTACGGGAAGGATTGACGGCGATCGTCTCCGTTAAACACCCGGATCCCCAATTCGAGGGACAGACGAAGACGAAGCTCGGCAACTCGGAAGTGAGTACGATCGTGAACTCACTGTTCGCGGAGAAGTTCCAGCGGTTCATGCTGGAAAATCCGCAAGTCGCACGCAAAGTCATTGATAAGAGTCTGATGGCGGCACGCGCCCGTGTGGCTGCGAAGAATGCACGCGAATTCACCCGCCGTAAATCGGCGCTGGAAGTGTCAAGCCTGCCGGGTAAGCTGTCCGACTGCTCATCACGGAACCCAGCCATCAGTGAACTGTACATCGTTGAGGGGGATTCCGCCGGCGGTTCGGCAAAGGGCGGACGGGATCGTCACTTCCAGGCAATCCTGCCGCTCCGCGGTAAGATCCTGAACGTGGAGAAAGCCCGTCTCGACCGGATTCTGAGCAATGAGGAAATCCGGATGATGATCACGGCACTCGGCACAGGGATCGGCGAGGAATTCAACCTGGAGAAGGCCCGGTACCATAAGATCGTCATCATGACGGATGCCGACGTCGATGGTGCCCATATCCGCACGCTGCTGCTGACATTCTTCTTCCGGTTCATGCGCCCGCTGATCGAAGCGGGCTACGTCTATATCGCCCAGCCGCCGCTCTACCGGGTGAAGCAGGGCAAGAACGAAGAATACTGCTTTGATGAAGAGGGGCTGCAGGCGATCCTCGAACGACTTTCAGCCAGTCCGAAGCCGATCATCACCCGTTACAAGGGTCTCGGCGAAATGGACGCAACACAGCTTTGGGAGACGACGATGAATCCTGACCAGCGGACTCTGCTGCAGGTCCATCTGGAGAATGCGATCGAAGCGGATGCGATCTTCAACCGCCTCATGGGTGACGAAGTCGCACCGCGCCGTAAATTCATCGAAGACAACGCAATTTACGTCAAAAATCTGGATACCTGA
- a CDS encoding glutathione peroxidase yields MESIYDFTMKKPDGTEESLAAYEGKPMLIVNTASKCGFVKQFDELEEVYDTYKDQGLVVLGFPSDNFSNQEFGSSEEAEEFCRMNYGVTFPVSAKVDVKGDQAEPLFKYLASQKKGMLTEGIKWNFTKFLIDREGHVVDRFAPQTGPLNMKDAIEKLI; encoded by the coding sequence ATGGAATCCATTTACGACTTTACGATGAAGAAGCCGGACGGCACGGAAGAATCGCTCGCGGCCTATGAAGGTAAGCCGATGCTGATTGTGAATACGGCGAGCAAGTGCGGTTTCGTCAAACAGTTCGATGAGCTCGAAGAAGTGTATGACACCTACAAGGACCAAGGTCTCGTAGTGCTCGGTTTCCCGTCGGATAACTTCAGCAACCAGGAGTTCGGCAGCAGTGAGGAAGCGGAGGAGTTCTGCCGTATGAATTATGGTGTCACCTTCCCGGTCTCTGCCAAAGTGGATGTGAAGGGGGACCAGGCTGAGCCGCTGTTCAAGTACCTGGCCTCCCAGAAGAAGGGGATGCTGACGGAAGGGATCAAGTGGAACTTCACGAAGTTCCTCATCGACCGGGAAGGCCATGTCGTTGACCGCTTTGCTCCGCAGACGGGCCCGCTTAATATGAAAGATGCCATTGAAAAGCTTATTTAA
- the gyrA gene encoding DNA gyrase subunit A: protein MADLPNRGVHEINISKEMETSFLDYAMSVIVSRALPDVRDGLKPVHRRILYAMQDLGNTADKPHKKSARIVGDVIGKYHPHGDSAVYDTMVRMAQDFNYRYMLVDGHGNFGSVDGDSAAAMRYTESRMSKIAMELLRDINKDTIDYQDNYDGQEKEPIVLPSRFPNLLVNGTSGIAVGMATNIPPHHLGETIDGVLALADNPAVTTEELMEIIPGPDFPTGGIILGRSGIRRAYETGRGSLLVRGKVEIEQAASGKETILVHELPYQVNKARLIEKIAELVREKKIDGITHLADESDRTGMRIVIEVRRDANANVVLNNLYKQTALQSSFGINMLALVEGQPKVLSLKEILFHYLEHQKVVIRRRTQYDLKKAEDRAHILEGLRIALDHIDEIIALIRASKTTDEAKTGLMERFDLSDRQAQAILDMRLQRLTGLERDKIEEEYQQLVALINELRAILADEHKLIEIIKEELLEVKQRFADNRRTDITVGGTDMLEDEDLIPEENSVLTLTHHGYVKRLPASTYRSQRRGGRGIQGMGTNDDDFVEHLLNTSTHDTILFFTSKGRVFRKKGYEVPEFSRTAKGLPIVNLLDVEKDEKITTMIPVRKFDETQYLFFTTREGLVKRTSVAAFANIRSNGLIALRLREEDELINVKLTDGSETIAIATHDGMMIQFKEDTIRPLSRTASGVKGIGLRTGDYVIGMDIVREDGEILVVTEKGFGKRTPVSEYRLQSRGGFGLKTLHVTERNGKMIAMKAVNGTEDLMLITLHGILIRMDVHDISIIGRSTQGVRLIRLGEDESVATVAKVEKEELEELEDDEALSESEQPVLEEIENHLKSEDSLAEAPDEAEGEDI from the coding sequence ATGGCAGATCTGCCAAACCGCGGTGTGCATGAAATCAATATCAGCAAAGAGATGGAGACGTCATTCCTCGATTATGCGATGAGTGTCATCGTCTCCCGGGCGCTGCCTGACGTGCGGGACGGATTGAAACCGGTCCACCGCCGTATTTTGTATGCGATGCAGGACCTCGGGAATACAGCGGACAAACCGCATAAGAAGTCGGCGCGTATCGTCGGGGACGTCATCGGTAAGTACCACCCGCACGGAGACAGTGCGGTCTACGATACGATGGTCCGGATGGCGCAGGACTTCAACTACCGGTATATGCTCGTGGACGGCCATGGCAACTTCGGTTCCGTCGACGGCGACTCTGCCGCTGCGATGCGTTACACGGAATCCCGTATGTCCAAGATTGCGATGGAACTGCTGCGGGATATCAACAAAGATACGATCGATTACCAGGATAACTATGACGGACAGGAAAAAGAACCGATTGTCCTGCCGAGCCGGTTCCCGAACCTGCTCGTCAACGGGACATCCGGAATCGCGGTCGGTATGGCGACGAACATCCCGCCGCACCATCTCGGGGAGACGATTGACGGGGTGCTCGCACTTGCCGACAATCCCGCCGTCACGACCGAGGAATTGATGGAAATCATCCCGGGTCCCGACTTCCCGACAGGCGGGATCATCCTCGGACGAAGCGGTATCCGCCGAGCTTATGAGACAGGCCGGGGATCGCTGCTCGTGCGGGGGAAAGTCGAAATCGAACAGGCAGCAAGCGGCAAGGAGACGATCCTTGTCCATGAACTGCCGTATCAGGTGAACAAAGCGCGTCTGATCGAAAAGATCGCAGAACTCGTGCGGGAGAAGAAAATCGACGGCATCACCCATCTGGCGGATGAATCCGACCGGACAGGCATGCGAATCGTCATCGAAGTCCGCCGCGACGCAAATGCGAACGTCGTGCTGAACAATCTGTATAAGCAGACGGCCCTCCAGTCCAGCTTCGGCATCAACATGCTCGCCCTTGTGGAGGGGCAGCCGAAAGTCCTGTCGCTGAAGGAGATCCTGTTCCATTACCTGGAGCATCAGAAAGTGGTCATCCGCCGCCGGACGCAGTATGATCTCAAAAAAGCGGAGGACCGGGCCCATATCCTCGAAGGTCTGAGGATCGCCCTCGATCACATCGATGAAATCATTGCGCTGATCCGCGCGTCGAAGACGACCGACGAAGCGAAGACCGGCCTGATGGAGCGCTTCGACCTGTCCGACCGGCAGGCCCAGGCGATCCTGGACATGCGTCTCCAGCGGCTGACCGGACTGGAACGTGACAAGATCGAAGAAGAATACCAGCAGCTGGTCGCGCTCATCAATGAGCTGCGTGCCATTCTCGCGGATGAACATAAACTGATTGAAATCATCAAGGAAGAACTTCTTGAAGTGAAACAGCGTTTTGCGGACAACCGCAGAACCGATATCACGGTCGGCGGAACGGACATGCTTGAAGATGAAGACCTCATTCCGGAGGAGAATTCCGTCCTTACCCTGACGCATCACGGCTACGTCAAACGCCTGCCTGCCAGTACATACCGCAGCCAGCGTCGCGGCGGCCGGGGAATCCAGGGGATGGGGACGAACGACGATGACTTCGTCGAGCACTTGCTGAATACGTCGACACACGATACGATCCTGTTCTTTACGAGCAAAGGGCGCGTATTCCGTAAAAAAGGCTATGAAGTGCCGGAATTCAGCAGAACAGCGAAAGGCCTGCCGATCGTAAACCTGCTGGATGTCGAAAAGGATGAGAAAATCACAACCATGATACCTGTCCGTAAATTCGACGAGACCCAATATCTCTTCTTTACAACGCGTGAAGGTCTCGTGAAACGGACGTCTGTCGCAGCATTCGCCAACATCCGCTCAAACGGACTGATCGCTCTTCGTCTGCGCGAAGAGGATGAACTGATCAATGTCAAACTGACGGATGGCAGCGAAACGATCGCTATTGCAACGCACGACGGGATGATGATCCAGTTCAAAGAGGACACCATCCGTCCGCTCAGCCGGACGGCAAGCGGCGTCAAAGGGATCGGCCTCCGCACCGGAGACTATGTCATCGGTATGGACATCGTGCGGGAAGACGGCGAAATACTTGTCGTCACCGAAAAAGGGTTCGGGAAACGGACACCGGTCTCCGAATATCGCCTGCAGTCCCGCGGCGGCTTCGGACTGAAGACGCTGCACGTCACCGAACGGAACGGGAAGATGATCGCCATGAAAGCTGTGAACGGCACCGAAGACCTGATGCTGATCACACTGCATGGTATTCTGATCCGGATGGATGTCCATGACATCTCGATCATCGGACGGAGCACACAAGGCGTCCGGCTCATCCGTCTCGGCGAGGATGAATCCGTTGCAACCGTGGCGAAAGTGGAAAAAGAGGAACTGGAAGAGTTGGAGGACGACGAAGCGCTGAGCGAAAGTGAACAGCCGGTCCTCGAGGAAATTGAAAATCATCTGAAGTCCGAAGACAGTCTGGCGGAAGCACCGGACGAGGCGGAGGGTGAAGATATCTGA
- the recF gene encoding DNA replication/repair protein RecF (All proteins in this family for which functions are known are DNA-binding proteins that assist the filamentation of RecA onto DNA for the initiation of recombination or recombinational repair.) has product MHIDHLALTNYRNYASLELSFSPHINVFIGENAQGKTNVMEAIYVLAMAKSHRTSNDRELIRWGQEYGKIEGDIERKYGHLPIELVISKKGKKARVNHIEQNRLSLYIGQVNVVMFAPEDLNLVKGSPQVRRRFLDMEIGQISPVYLHDLLQYQKLLKQRNAILKTNRSGRHLNDVMFDVYTEQFAEKAVQIIKKRYYFLELLQKWAGPIHHGISRGLETLEVSYRTLKELSEDQTEDEMKEILLAKLTEVRARELERGVTLVGPHRDDLAFTVNEYDIQTYGSQGQQRTTALSLKLAEIELVRQETGEAPILLLDDVLSELDDYRQSHLLNTIRGQVQTFVTTTTIAGIEHETIRQAAIYEVTAGTVTQREEARPPAGDEDTGN; this is encoded by the coding sequence ATGCACATTGACCACCTCGCTTTAACGAACTACAGGAATTACGCCTCCCTTGAGCTGTCCTTTTCCCCGCATATCAACGTATTCATCGGCGAGAATGCGCAAGGCAAGACGAACGTCATGGAAGCGATCTACGTTCTGGCGATGGCGAAATCCCACCGTACGTCGAATGATCGTGAACTTATCCGCTGGGGCCAGGAGTATGGTAAAATAGAAGGGGATATCGAACGCAAATACGGCCATCTTCCGATTGAACTGGTGATTTCCAAAAAGGGGAAGAAGGCCCGTGTGAATCATATCGAACAGAACCGGCTGAGTTTGTACATCGGGCAGGTGAACGTTGTCATGTTTGCGCCTGAAGATCTCAATCTCGTGAAAGGGAGCCCGCAGGTGAGGCGGCGCTTCCTCGATATGGAGATCGGACAAATATCGCCGGTCTATCTGCATGACCTGCTTCAATACCAGAAACTCCTGAAACAGCGCAATGCAATCCTTAAAACGAACCGCAGCGGACGGCATCTGAATGATGTCATGTTTGACGTCTATACGGAGCAGTTCGCCGAAAAAGCGGTCCAGATCATAAAGAAGAGATATTACTTCCTGGAACTTCTTCAGAAATGGGCCGGTCCGATCCATCACGGCATATCCAGGGGGCTTGAAACCCTTGAAGTCTCGTACCGGACACTGAAGGAACTCTCCGAAGACCAGACGGAAGACGAAATGAAGGAAATCCTGCTGGCAAAACTTACGGAAGTGAGGGCACGGGAGCTGGAACGCGGCGTGACGCTCGTCGGTCCGCACCGGGATGATCTGGCGTTCACCGTGAACGAGTATGACATCCAGACCTACGGCTCGCAGGGACAGCAGCGGACAACCGCCCTGTCACTGAAGCTCGCGGAGATCGAACTCGTGCGCCAGGAAACAGGAGAAGCACCGATCCTGCTGCTGGATGATGTGCTGAGTGAATTGGATGACTACCGTCAGTCCCATCTTCTCAATACGATCCGGGGGCAGGTTCAGACATTTGTAACGACGACCACCATCGCGGGGATCGAGCACGAAACGATCCGCCAGGCAGCCATCTATGAAGTGACCGCCGGTACGGTGACACAGCGTGAAGAAGCACGGCCCCCCGCGGGGGATGAAGATACCGGAAACTAA
- a CDS encoding D-alanyl-D-alanine carboxypeptidase family protein: protein MKKMKNRWLSVLCSAVLLITLFGASTAQADTSLGLHVDGAILIDADSGKILYEQNADAPLGLASMSKMMVEYLLFEAIDEGKIKWDQQYKVTDYTYAVSQDGSLSNVPLRRDGSYSIKELYEALAIYSANAATIGIAETIAGTETEFVKMMNEKAKELGLTDYKFVNSTGLNNANLHGMHPEGTGPNDENVMPAKSVAKLAYSLLRDYPQVLDTTKITTEYFRKGTDDETKMDNWNFMLPGFVYAYEGVDGLKTGTTEFAGYCFTGTAMRDGKRVIAVVMNAVDKNGKGSYGARFEAARSMFDYGFSQFSEVEFVPEGYQFKGKETLPVLKGKEKEAAIEVKEPITMMVKTSEKDQYEPKLVIDKKKLKDGSLEAPVKKGTVIGHVELVKKDGSEDYGYVDGTDAGAEVVTKEAVEKAGWFSLAMGGIGHFFSGLWDSASGFVKGLF from the coding sequence GTGAAGAAAATGAAGAACAGATGGCTGTCTGTCCTGTGTTCAGCAGTGCTGCTGATCACGTTGTTCGGTGCATCCACCGCACAGGCGGACACATCACTCGGTCTGCACGTGGACGGAGCGATTTTGATTGACGCGGACAGTGGAAAGATCTTGTATGAACAAAATGCCGACGCACCGCTTGGCCTTGCGAGCATGTCCAAGATGATGGTGGAGTACCTTCTGTTCGAAGCGATCGATGAAGGCAAGATCAAGTGGGATCAGCAGTACAAAGTGACCGATTATACATATGCTGTTTCACAGGACGGCAGTCTGAGCAACGTGCCGCTCCGCCGTGACGGCTCGTATTCCATCAAGGAACTGTACGAAGCATTGGCGATCTATTCGGCGAATGCTGCGACGATCGGGATTGCGGAAACGATTGCCGGCACGGAAACGGAATTTGTGAAAATGATGAACGAAAAGGCGAAGGAACTCGGTCTGACCGACTATAAATTCGTCAACTCGACAGGTTTGAACAATGCCAACCTGCACGGCATGCATCCGGAAGGGACAGGCCCGAATGATGAGAATGTCATGCCTGCCAAGTCCGTCGCAAAGCTTGCGTATTCGCTGCTGCGCGATTATCCGCAAGTACTCGATACGACGAAGATCACGACGGAGTATTTCCGGAAAGGCACGGACGATGAAACGAAGATGGACAACTGGAACTTCATGCTTCCTGGTTTCGTGTATGCCTATGAAGGTGTTGACGGCCTGAAGACCGGAACGACTGAATTTGCCGGCTACTGCTTCACCGGGACTGCGATGCGCGACGGCAAGCGGGTCATCGCGGTTGTCATGAATGCGGTCGATAAGAACGGCAAAGGGTCATACGGAGCCCGTTTTGAAGCGGCGCGCTCGATGTTCGATTATGGGTTCAGCCAGTTCTCCGAAGTGGAATTCGTGCCGGAAGGGTACCAGTTCAAAGGCAAGGAAACCCTCCCTGTCCTGAAAGGGAAAGAGAAAGAAGCTGCAATTGAAGTGAAGGAACCGATCACAATGATGGTGAAAACGAGTGAGAAGGATCAGTATGAACCGAAGCTCGTCATCGACAAGAAAAAGCTGAAAGATGGTTCACTGGAAGCCCCTGTCAAGAAAGGCACGGTCATCGGTCATGTGGAACTCGTGAAGAAAGACGGTTCCGAAGACTATGGCTATGTCGACGGCACGGATGCAGGCGCTGAAGTCGTCACGAAAGAGGCGGTCGAGAAGGCCGGCTGGTTCTCCCTTGCGATGGGCGGAATCGGGCATTTCTTCTCGGGTCTCTGGGACAGTGCCAGCGGGTTCGTCAAAGGCCTGTTTTAA
- the yaaA gene encoding S4 domain-containing protein YaaA, whose protein sequence is MEDLHFDTEYITLGQLLKMVNVISSGGMAKWFLSENVVYVNGEGEQRRGRKLYGGDVVMVPGAGKFKLFAAPDGTRDAH, encoded by the coding sequence ATGGAAGACTTACACTTCGACACAGAATACATTACGCTCGGCCAGCTGCTGAAAATGGTCAATGTGATCAGTTCCGGCGGGATGGCCAAATGGTTTTTGAGTGAAAACGTTGTCTACGTCAACGGCGAAGGCGAGCAGCGCAGAGGACGGAAACTGTACGGCGGGGATGTTGTCATGGTGCCGGGGGCAGGCAAGTTCAAACTGTTCGCTGCGCCAGATGGAACCCGAGATGCACATTGA
- the guaB gene encoding IMP dehydrogenase: MWETKFAREGLTFDDVLLVPGASEVLPKDVSLSVKMTDMIQLNVPLISAGMDTVTESKMAIAMARQGGLGVIHKNMSIEEQAEQVVTVKRSENGVITNPFYLTPEHQVYDAEHLMGKYRISGVPIVDTLDNRKLVGIITNRDLRFIQDYSLLISDVMTKEELVTAPVGTTLEDAEKILQQHKIEKLPIVDEAGHLSGLITIKDIEKVIEFPNAAKDKHGRLLAAAAVGVTSDTMVRVEKLVEAEVDAIVLDTAHGHSKGVLEMVKKIRETYPELAIIAGNVATAEGTAALYEAGADVVKVGIGPGSICTTRVVAGVGVPQITAVYDCAAVAREHGKTIIADGGIKFSGDIVKALAAGGHAVMLGSLLAGTTESPGETEIYQGRTFKVYRGMGSVSSMERGSKDRYFQDDAKKLVPEGIEGRMPYKGSLSDTVHQLIGGIRAGMGYCGTKDLHTLREEAQFIRMTGAGLRESHPHQVQITKEAPNYTIS, from the coding sequence ATGTGGGAGACGAAATTTGCACGTGAAGGACTGACTTTTGATGATGTGCTGCTGGTACCGGGAGCATCGGAGGTACTGCCGAAGGATGTATCGCTGTCCGTCAAGATGACTGATATGATCCAGCTGAATGTGCCGCTGATCAGTGCAGGCATGGATACGGTGACGGAATCCAAAATGGCGATCGCCATGGCGCGTCAGGGCGGGCTCGGCGTCATCCATAAGAACATGAGCATCGAAGAGCAGGCGGAGCAGGTCGTGACCGTCAAACGCTCGGAGAATGGCGTCATCACGAATCCGTTCTATTTGACACCGGAACACCAGGTCTACGATGCAGAGCACCTCATGGGCAAATACCGGATCTCCGGTGTGCCGATCGTCGATACGCTCGATAACCGGAAGCTGGTCGGCATCATTACGAACCGTGATCTGCGCTTCATCCAGGACTATTCACTCCTCATTTCCGATGTCATGACGAAAGAGGAGCTGGTCACGGCACCGGTCGGCACGACACTTGAAGATGCGGAGAAGATCCTTCAGCAGCACAAGATCGAAAAGCTGCCGATCGTGGACGAGGCAGGGCATCTGTCCGGCCTGATCACGATCAAGGATATCGAGAAGGTCATCGAGTTCCCGAATGCGGCGAAAGACAAGCACGGCCGGCTGCTCGCAGCTGCAGCGGTCGGTGTCACCTCTGATACGATGGTGCGTGTCGAAAAGCTCGTCGAAGCGGAAGTCGATGCCATCGTCCTCGACACGGCGCACGGCCACTCGAAAGGCGTATTGGAGATGGTGAAGAAGATCCGGGAGACATATCCGGAACTTGCCATCATCGCCGGCAACGTTGCAACAGCCGAAGGGACGGCAGCACTCTATGAAGCTGGAGCGGATGTCGTCAAGGTCGGTATCGGCCCGGGCTCCATCTGTACGACACGCGTGGTTGCCGGTGTCGGCGTTCCGCAGATCACCGCAGTCTACGACTGTGCAGCGGTCGCACGGGAGCATGGCAAGACGATCATCGCGGACGGCGGCATCAAGTTCTCCGGCGACATCGTTAAGGCACTCGCGGCCGGCGGACATGCCGTCATGCTCGGCAGCCTGCTGGCAGGCACGACGGAAAGCCCGGGCGAGACGGAGATCTACCAGGGCCGGACGTTCAAGGTGTACCGCGGCATGGGTTCCGTCTCCTCCATGGAACGCGGCTCGAAAGACAGGTATTTCCAGGATGATGCGAAGAAGCTGGTCCCGGAAGGCATCGAAGGGCGCATGCCGTACAAGGGCTCGCTGTCAGATACCGTGCATCAGCTGATCGGCGGCATCCGTGCCGGCATGGGCTACTGCGGTACGAAGGATCTGCATACGCTGCGTGAAGAAGCGCAGTTCATCCGCATGACGGGTGCAGGCTTACGCGAAAGCCACCCGCATCAGGTGCAGATCACGAAAGAAGCACCGAACTATACGATCTCCTGA